A single genomic interval of Cucumis sativus cultivar 9930 chromosome 5, Cucumber_9930_V3, whole genome shotgun sequence harbors:
- the LOC101219570 gene encoding uncharacterized protein LOC101219570 isoform X2: protein MTSTFDCCSTLAGKLHPGPINPLHVREFRVFRRRRLKHYRHGHHRTDFTIRSQSNPFESLFHNLVSQVTTVNSLELIAPALGFSSGVALYLSNVVSSKNSALSDIGEWIFLCSPTPFNRFVFLRCPSIAFPGSDTNLVEDVSERLVKEGRHFVRLNSGRMKATTGEDEKEDKLTYQRLCISTEDGGVISLDWPSHLNLREEHGLDTTLLLVPGTPEGSMDRNVRLSVIEALGRGLFPIVMNPRGCAGSPLTTARLFSAADSDDIYTAVQFVSKARPWTALMAIGWGYGANMLTKYLAEVGERTPLTAAACIDNPFDLEEATQTPPYHMAIDHDLTGGLINILRSNKELFQGKAKGFDIEKALEAKSVRDFEKLISSVSHGFNSIEDFYSKSSTGSVVGNVKIPVLYIQNDNGSAPVFSIPRSLIVENPFTSLLLCSYSPSSIISSMKPVLSWCQQLSIEWLTAVELGLLKGRHPLLKDVDITVNSTKGLALVEGKAVEERGKVIRQLGYNWSDASSGYQSTRFIKKKLEESHSSFHTDLISQSNSQSKSQLEDKGSLEIEVGVLNQTSSISEDMGEKHEVRSENTEKGQVLRTAEVVMNILDMTNPGTLTEEEKKKVLNAVGKGETLMKALQDAVPEEVRGKLTTALAGILHAQGSNLKVNDLIRSSKISNATLELERKTDEKVRHAADAEGSSQISAPSHEMGDVNDVLDGSDSYQPTKDKFVEELESEPPSSAKLLDQNGSQALGIHDDDTISSIGKETSGSGSTESDDEFSRENTSQYLVDDEKELGLKSELSSKDEQVSNHKVTIGDNHKNRGGEIGQSDKEEENKPKKNEEKAVDPSSDDKAVSSLTIEEALSSPRSTSEAEAIRVEHKYNNDQKDNNNIPPVVEPTKPVISEPNDNNFSVSQALDALDGIDDSTQVAVNSVFNVIENIISQLEGSENEGEGKKTDFLVDNHCSGNNDETSSVKIESGCHNINIPERRGDTEHNVRSGQEEEEFTSDLVPINRSYLIKSQSAQAGQDGNNKDKLLDDLDGNVDMTSTAYLGSVHDNFLLNYVTSNMPTESLDKDTTTALLLDYIPEEGQWGFFEQQGNENGAISASQRVHGQVNAYAHAKVKNTDDVIEPLYVILDIENQPEPVGEYQTTINGKEEFESNGGIKDFKYFVRSIIQDSLQIEVGCRFSAVNKDFKLGVDRDIEHVANLLSVAVGYGCGCSQCLGSQSDSIDSSAEKTGTLCGEQIIRSISSSVQETVYLKKILPLGVIIGSSLAALRRHFHVTTLRDDNQGQCLFIDQDKKSGERNHGEANNGREPSQNVTLTDTVCEEGGCSKMRNLDEDTVVVGAVTAALGASALLVHQQSLCETNGTTESSLKCKENDNLQKEPERNEEQIISDKNHNIVSSFAEKAMSVASPVVPKKEDGEVDEERLVSMLAELGEKGGILKLIGRMALLWGGIRTAMSVTEKLISILRIAERPLFQSSMILLWPSLEELRFCWEYNL, encoded by the exons ATGACTTCCACCTTCGATTGCTGCAGCACCCTCGCCGGAAAACTCCATCCTGGACCCATCAATCCCCTTCATGTCCGAGAATTTCGTGTTTTTCGACGCCGGAGACTCAAACATTACCGCCATGGCCACCATCGCACCGACTTCACCATCCGAAGCCAGTCCAACCCCTTCGAAAGCCTTTTCCATAACTTGGTTTCCCAAGTTACCACCGTCAATTCCTTGGAGCTAATAGCTCCAGCGCTCGGATTCTCTTCTGGCGTTGCACTTTACCTGTCCAATGTCGTCTCTTCCAAAAATTCCGCACTTTCGGATATTGGCGAATGGATTTTTTTGTGCAGCCCCACGCCGTTCAATAGATTCGTGTTTCTTCGCTGTCCTTCTATAGCTTTCCCTGGAAGCGACACAAACCTTGTGGAGGATGTGAGCGAGAGATTAGTGAAGGAGGGCAGGCACTTTGTGAGGCTCAACAGTGGGAGAATGAAAGCCACTACTGGTGAGGatgaaaaggaagacaaaTTGACGTACCAAAGATTGTGTATAAGCACCGAAGATGGTGGGGTAATTTCATTGGACTGGCCGTCTCATTTGAACTTGAGGGAAGAACATGGTTTGGACACTACGTTATTGTTAGTGCCCGGAACCCCAGAAGGGAGCATGGATAGGAATGTGCGGTTGTCTGTGATTGAGGCTCTTGGGCGAGGCCTTTTTCCCATAGTCATGAATCCTAGAGGCTGTGCTGGTTCACCTCTTACCACTGCACG GTTGTTTTCAGCTGCTGACAGCGATGATATCTACACAGCCGTTCAGTTTGTTAGTAAGGCAAGGCCTTGGACGGCATTGATGGCCATTGGCTGGGGATATGGTGCAAACATGTTAACCAAGTACCTGGCAGAAGTTGGTGAGAGAACACCACTTACCGCTGCAGCATGCATTGACAATCCCTTTGACTTGGAGGAGGCCACCCAGACCCCTCCATATCACATGGCCATTGATCATGATCTCACTGGTGGACTGATTAATATTCTGAGATCAAATAAG GAACTTTTTCAAGGGAAAGCAAAAGGctttgatattgaaaaagCTCTGGAAGCCAAATCTGTGcgtgattttgaaaaattaatatctaGTGTTTCTCATGGATTTAATTCTATTGAAGATTTCTACTCAAAGTCAAGCACAGGAAGTGTGGTTGGGAATGTGAAAATCCCCGTACTCTATATCCAG AATGACAATGGATCAGCTCCAGTGTTCTCAATTCCACGCAGTTTAATTGTAGAAAATCCATTTACAAGTCTTCTTCTGTGTTCTTATTCGCCCTCTAGTATTATATCTAGCATGAAACCTGTTCTATCTTGGTGCCAGCAGTTATCAATTGAG TGGCTTACAGCGGTAGAGCTTGGACTATTGAAAGGTCGACACCCTCTTCTCAAGGATGTTGATATTACCGTCAACTCTACCAAAGGCTTAGCCCTTGTGGAAGGCAAAGCAGTcgaagaaagaggaaaagtCATCAGACAACTAGGTTATAACTGGTCAGATGCTTCAAGTGGGTACCAATCAACAAGGTTTATCAAGAAGAAACTTGAAGAGAGTCACAGTAGTTTCCATACCGACCTAATATCTCAAAGTAACTCGCAGAGCAAATCACAACTTGAGGATAAAGGATCTCTAGAAATTGAAGTTGGGGTTTTGAACCAAACCAGCTCTATTAGTGAAGACATGGGGGAAAAGCATGAAGTTCGTTCTGAAAATACTGAAAAAGGTCAAGTGTTACGGACAGCTGAAGTGGTTATGAACATTCTTGATATGACTAACCCTGGCACTCTGacagaggaagagaagaaaaag GTCTTGAATGCTGTGGGTAAAGGAGAGACATTGATGAAAGCTCTGCAAGATGCTGTTCCGGAAGAAGTTCGTGGAAAGCTTACAACTGCTCTAGCTGGGATATTGCATGCGCAAGGATCAAACTTAAAGGTTAATGATCTAATTCGTAGTTCTAAAATATCTAATGCCACATTAGAATTAGAGAGAAAGACTGACGAGAAGGTCAGACATGCGGCAGATGCTGAAGGTTCCTCACAAATTTCTGCCCCTTCGCACGAGATGGGAGATGTTAATGATGTTTTAGATGGTTCTGATAGCTATCAACCTACAAAGGACAAATTTGTTGAGGAACTAGAATCTGAGCCTCCTTCCTCTGCTAAACTCCTTGACCAAAATGGTTCTCAAGCACTTGGCATTCATGATGATGATACTATCAGTTCTATAGGGAAGGAGACAAGTGGCTCTGGTAGTACTGAGTCAGATGATGAATTTTCTAGGGAAAATACTTCTCAGTATCTTGTTGATGATGAGAAAGAACTGGGTTTGAAGTCTGAACTTTCGAGCAAGGACGAACAGGTAAGTAACCACAAAGTAACCATTGGCGATAATCACAAAAACCGGGGTGGAGAAATTGGTCAATCAGATAAGGAGGAAGAGAATAAAcccaagaaaaatgaagagaaagcTGTAGATCCTTCAAGTGATGATAAGGCTGTTTCCTCTTTGACAATAGAGGAAGCACTTTCATCACCAAGGTCTACTTCAGAGGCCGAGGCAATACGTGTAGAACACAAATACAACAATGATCAGaaggataataataatataccaCCTGTTGTAGAACCTACTAAACCTGTCATTTCTGAACCTAATGATAACAACTTTAGCGTTTCTCAGGCTTTGGATGCTTTGGACGGGATTGATGATTCCACTCAGGTAGCAGTTAATAGTGTGTTTAatgtaattgaaaatataatctCACAGTTAGAGGGTTCAGAAAATGAAGGTGAGGGCAAGAAGACTGATTTCTTAGTTGACAATCATTGCTCAGGTAATAATGATGAAACATCATCGGTGAAGATAGAAAGTGGTTGtcataatattaatataccagagaggagaggagatACAGAGCATAATGTTAGAAGTGGACAGGAAGAGGAGGAGTTCACTTCAGACCTGGTTCCAATTAATAGAAGCTATTTGATTAAATCTCAGTCAGCCCAAGCAGGCCAGGATGGTAATAACAAGGACAAACTCCTCGATGATTTGGATGGCAATGTGGACATGACTTCAACTGCGTATTTAGGTTCTGTTCACGATAACTTTCTCTTGAACTACGTTACCTCAAATATGCCTACTGAATCACTTGATAAGGATACAACTACAGCTTTGTTGCTTGATTATATTCCAGAAGAAGGCCAGTGGGGATTTTTTGAACAACagggaaatgaaaatggtgCTATTTCAGCATCCCAAAGAGTTCATGGACAAGTGAATGCCTATGCACATGCAAAAGTGAAGAATACCGATGATGTTATTGAGCCACTTTATGTGATCTTGGACATCGAAAATCAGCCAGAGCCAGTTGGGGAGTATCAAACCACGATAAACGGAAAGGAAGAGTTTGAATCTAATGGTGGAATAAAGGATTTCAAATACTTTGTTAGAAGTATTATACAGGATAGTTTGCAGATTGAAGTTGGATGTAGATTTAGTGCAGTTAACAAAGACTTTAAACTGGGTGTTGACAGAGACATCGAACATGTTGCAAATTTGTTGTCAGTGGCTGTTGGATACGGTTGTGGGTGTAGCCAATGTTTAGGTAGTCAAAGTGACAGCATTGATTCCAGTGCAGAGAAAACGGGCACCCTTTGTGGCGAGCAGATTATTAGATCAATTTCATCTTCTGTTCAGGAAActgtttatttgaaaaaaattcttccTCTAGGTGTCATTATTGGCTCTAGCTTGGCAGCTTTAAGAAGACATTTCCATGTGACTACACTGCGTGATGATAACCAGGGCCAATGCTTGTTCATCGATCAAGATAAAAAATCTGGTGAAAGAAACCACGGTGAAGCTAATAATGGGAGAGAGCCCTCTCAAAATGTTACACTGACCGATACAGTGTGTGAGGAAGGAGGATGTTctaaaatgagaaatttaGATGAAGATACTGTTGTGGTAGGCGCTGTCACAGCTGCTCTTGGGGCATCTGCACTACTAGTACATCAGCAG AGTTTATGTGAAACGAACGGAACTACTGAAAGCTCATTGAAGTGCAAGGAGAATGATAATCTTCAGAAAGAGCCAGAAAGAAATGAGGAGCAGATAATATCTGATAAGAATCATAACATTGTCAGTTCTTTTGCTGAGAAGGCAATGTCAGTTGCTAGTCCGGTGGTGCCAAAGAAGGAAGATGGTGAAGTGGATGAAGAAAG GCTAGTCTCTATGTTAGCTGAATTAGGAGAGAAGGGTGGCATATTGAAGCTAATAGGTAGAATGGCTTTACTCTGGGGTGGTATACGTACTGCAATGAGTGTGACTGAAAAACTTATCTCAATTCTTCGAATAGCGGAACGCCCTTTGTTTCAGAG
- the LOC101219570 gene encoding uncharacterized protein LOC101219570 isoform X4 encodes MTSTFDCCSTLAGKLHPGPINPLHVREFRVFRRRRLKHYRHGHHRTDFTIRSQSNPFESLFHNLVSQVTTVNSLELIAPALGFSSGVALYLSNVVSSKNSALSDIGEWIFLCSPTPFNRFVFLRCPSIAFPGSDTNLVEDVSERLVKEGRHFVRLNSGRMKATTGEDEKEDKLTYQRLCISTEDGGVISLDWPSHLNLREEHGLDTTLLLVPGTPEGSMDRNVRLSVIEALGRGLFPIVMNPRGCAGSPLTTARLFSAADSDDIYTAVQFVSKARPWTALMAIGWGYGANMLTKYLAEVGERTPLTAAACIDNPFDLEEATQTPPYHMAIDHDLTGGLINILRSNKELFQGKAKGFDIEKALEAKSVRDFEKLISSVSHGFNSIEDFYSKSSTGSVVGNVKIPVLYIQNDNGSAPVFSIPRSLIVENPFTSLLLCSYSPSSIISSMKPVLSWCQQLSIEWLTAVELGLLKGRHPLLKDVDITVNSTKGLALVEGKAVEERGKVIRQLGYNWSDASSGYQSTRFIKKKLEESHSSFHTDLISQSNSQSKSQLEDKGSLEIEVGVLNQTSSISEDMGEKHEVRSENTEKGQVLRTAEVVMNILDMTNPGTLTEEEKKKVLNAVGKGETLMKALQDAVPEEVRGKLTTALAGILHAQGSNLKVNDLIRSSKISNATLELERKTDEKVRHAADAEGSSQISAPSHEMGDVNDVLDGSDSYQPTKDKFVEELESEPPSSAKLLDQNGSQALGIHDDDTISSIGKETSGSGSTESDDEFSRENTSQYLVDDEKELGLKSELSSKDEQVSNHKVTIGDNHKNRGGEIGQSDKEEENKPKKNEEKAVDPSSDDKAVSSLTIEEALSSPRSTSEAEAIRVEHKYNNDQKDNNNIPPVVEPTKPVISEPNDNNFSVSQALDALDGIDDSTQVAVNSVFNVIENIISQLEGSENEGEGKKTDFLVDNHCSGNNDETSSVKIESGCHNINIPERRGDTEHNVRSGQEEEEFTSDLVPINRSYLIKSQSAQAGQDGNNKDKLLDDLDGNVDMTSTAYLGSVHDNFLLNYVTSNMPTESLDKDTTTALLLDYIPEEGQWGFFEQQGNENGAISASQRVHGQVNAYAHAKVKNTDDVIEPLYVILDIENQPEPVGEYQTTINGKEEFESNGGIKDFKYFVRSIIQDSLQIEVGCRFSAVNKDFKLGVDRDIEHVANLLSVAVGYGCGCSQCLGSQSDSIDSSAEKTGTLCGEQIIRSISSSVQETVYLKKILPLGVIIGSSLAALRRHFHVTTLRDDNQGQCLFIDQDKKSGERNHGEANNGREPSQNVTLTDTVCEEGGCSKMRNLDEDTVVVGAVTAALGASALLVHQQSLCETNGTTESSLKCKENDNLQKEPERNEEQIISDKNHNIVSSFAEKAMSVASPVVPKKEDGEVDEERLVSMLAELGEKGGILKLIGRMALLWGGIRTAMSVTEKLISILRIAERPLFQRT; translated from the exons ATGACTTCCACCTTCGATTGCTGCAGCACCCTCGCCGGAAAACTCCATCCTGGACCCATCAATCCCCTTCATGTCCGAGAATTTCGTGTTTTTCGACGCCGGAGACTCAAACATTACCGCCATGGCCACCATCGCACCGACTTCACCATCCGAAGCCAGTCCAACCCCTTCGAAAGCCTTTTCCATAACTTGGTTTCCCAAGTTACCACCGTCAATTCCTTGGAGCTAATAGCTCCAGCGCTCGGATTCTCTTCTGGCGTTGCACTTTACCTGTCCAATGTCGTCTCTTCCAAAAATTCCGCACTTTCGGATATTGGCGAATGGATTTTTTTGTGCAGCCCCACGCCGTTCAATAGATTCGTGTTTCTTCGCTGTCCTTCTATAGCTTTCCCTGGAAGCGACACAAACCTTGTGGAGGATGTGAGCGAGAGATTAGTGAAGGAGGGCAGGCACTTTGTGAGGCTCAACAGTGGGAGAATGAAAGCCACTACTGGTGAGGatgaaaaggaagacaaaTTGACGTACCAAAGATTGTGTATAAGCACCGAAGATGGTGGGGTAATTTCATTGGACTGGCCGTCTCATTTGAACTTGAGGGAAGAACATGGTTTGGACACTACGTTATTGTTAGTGCCCGGAACCCCAGAAGGGAGCATGGATAGGAATGTGCGGTTGTCTGTGATTGAGGCTCTTGGGCGAGGCCTTTTTCCCATAGTCATGAATCCTAGAGGCTGTGCTGGTTCACCTCTTACCACTGCACG GTTGTTTTCAGCTGCTGACAGCGATGATATCTACACAGCCGTTCAGTTTGTTAGTAAGGCAAGGCCTTGGACGGCATTGATGGCCATTGGCTGGGGATATGGTGCAAACATGTTAACCAAGTACCTGGCAGAAGTTGGTGAGAGAACACCACTTACCGCTGCAGCATGCATTGACAATCCCTTTGACTTGGAGGAGGCCACCCAGACCCCTCCATATCACATGGCCATTGATCATGATCTCACTGGTGGACTGATTAATATTCTGAGATCAAATAAG GAACTTTTTCAAGGGAAAGCAAAAGGctttgatattgaaaaagCTCTGGAAGCCAAATCTGTGcgtgattttgaaaaattaatatctaGTGTTTCTCATGGATTTAATTCTATTGAAGATTTCTACTCAAAGTCAAGCACAGGAAGTGTGGTTGGGAATGTGAAAATCCCCGTACTCTATATCCAG AATGACAATGGATCAGCTCCAGTGTTCTCAATTCCACGCAGTTTAATTGTAGAAAATCCATTTACAAGTCTTCTTCTGTGTTCTTATTCGCCCTCTAGTATTATATCTAGCATGAAACCTGTTCTATCTTGGTGCCAGCAGTTATCAATTGAG TGGCTTACAGCGGTAGAGCTTGGACTATTGAAAGGTCGACACCCTCTTCTCAAGGATGTTGATATTACCGTCAACTCTACCAAAGGCTTAGCCCTTGTGGAAGGCAAAGCAGTcgaagaaagaggaaaagtCATCAGACAACTAGGTTATAACTGGTCAGATGCTTCAAGTGGGTACCAATCAACAAGGTTTATCAAGAAGAAACTTGAAGAGAGTCACAGTAGTTTCCATACCGACCTAATATCTCAAAGTAACTCGCAGAGCAAATCACAACTTGAGGATAAAGGATCTCTAGAAATTGAAGTTGGGGTTTTGAACCAAACCAGCTCTATTAGTGAAGACATGGGGGAAAAGCATGAAGTTCGTTCTGAAAATACTGAAAAAGGTCAAGTGTTACGGACAGCTGAAGTGGTTATGAACATTCTTGATATGACTAACCCTGGCACTCTGacagaggaagagaagaaaaag GTCTTGAATGCTGTGGGTAAAGGAGAGACATTGATGAAAGCTCTGCAAGATGCTGTTCCGGAAGAAGTTCGTGGAAAGCTTACAACTGCTCTAGCTGGGATATTGCATGCGCAAGGATCAAACTTAAAGGTTAATGATCTAATTCGTAGTTCTAAAATATCTAATGCCACATTAGAATTAGAGAGAAAGACTGACGAGAAGGTCAGACATGCGGCAGATGCTGAAGGTTCCTCACAAATTTCTGCCCCTTCGCACGAGATGGGAGATGTTAATGATGTTTTAGATGGTTCTGATAGCTATCAACCTACAAAGGACAAATTTGTTGAGGAACTAGAATCTGAGCCTCCTTCCTCTGCTAAACTCCTTGACCAAAATGGTTCTCAAGCACTTGGCATTCATGATGATGATACTATCAGTTCTATAGGGAAGGAGACAAGTGGCTCTGGTAGTACTGAGTCAGATGATGAATTTTCTAGGGAAAATACTTCTCAGTATCTTGTTGATGATGAGAAAGAACTGGGTTTGAAGTCTGAACTTTCGAGCAAGGACGAACAGGTAAGTAACCACAAAGTAACCATTGGCGATAATCACAAAAACCGGGGTGGAGAAATTGGTCAATCAGATAAGGAGGAAGAGAATAAAcccaagaaaaatgaagagaaagcTGTAGATCCTTCAAGTGATGATAAGGCTGTTTCCTCTTTGACAATAGAGGAAGCACTTTCATCACCAAGGTCTACTTCAGAGGCCGAGGCAATACGTGTAGAACACAAATACAACAATGATCAGaaggataataataatataccaCCTGTTGTAGAACCTACTAAACCTGTCATTTCTGAACCTAATGATAACAACTTTAGCGTTTCTCAGGCTTTGGATGCTTTGGACGGGATTGATGATTCCACTCAGGTAGCAGTTAATAGTGTGTTTAatgtaattgaaaatataatctCACAGTTAGAGGGTTCAGAAAATGAAGGTGAGGGCAAGAAGACTGATTTCTTAGTTGACAATCATTGCTCAGGTAATAATGATGAAACATCATCGGTGAAGATAGAAAGTGGTTGtcataatattaatataccagagaggagaggagatACAGAGCATAATGTTAGAAGTGGACAGGAAGAGGAGGAGTTCACTTCAGACCTGGTTCCAATTAATAGAAGCTATTTGATTAAATCTCAGTCAGCCCAAGCAGGCCAGGATGGTAATAACAAGGACAAACTCCTCGATGATTTGGATGGCAATGTGGACATGACTTCAACTGCGTATTTAGGTTCTGTTCACGATAACTTTCTCTTGAACTACGTTACCTCAAATATGCCTACTGAATCACTTGATAAGGATACAACTACAGCTTTGTTGCTTGATTATATTCCAGAAGAAGGCCAGTGGGGATTTTTTGAACAACagggaaatgaaaatggtgCTATTTCAGCATCCCAAAGAGTTCATGGACAAGTGAATGCCTATGCACATGCAAAAGTGAAGAATACCGATGATGTTATTGAGCCACTTTATGTGATCTTGGACATCGAAAATCAGCCAGAGCCAGTTGGGGAGTATCAAACCACGATAAACGGAAAGGAAGAGTTTGAATCTAATGGTGGAATAAAGGATTTCAAATACTTTGTTAGAAGTATTATACAGGATAGTTTGCAGATTGAAGTTGGATGTAGATTTAGTGCAGTTAACAAAGACTTTAAACTGGGTGTTGACAGAGACATCGAACATGTTGCAAATTTGTTGTCAGTGGCTGTTGGATACGGTTGTGGGTGTAGCCAATGTTTAGGTAGTCAAAGTGACAGCATTGATTCCAGTGCAGAGAAAACGGGCACCCTTTGTGGCGAGCAGATTATTAGATCAATTTCATCTTCTGTTCAGGAAActgtttatttgaaaaaaattcttccTCTAGGTGTCATTATTGGCTCTAGCTTGGCAGCTTTAAGAAGACATTTCCATGTGACTACACTGCGTGATGATAACCAGGGCCAATGCTTGTTCATCGATCAAGATAAAAAATCTGGTGAAAGAAACCACGGTGAAGCTAATAATGGGAGAGAGCCCTCTCAAAATGTTACACTGACCGATACAGTGTGTGAGGAAGGAGGATGTTctaaaatgagaaatttaGATGAAGATACTGTTGTGGTAGGCGCTGTCACAGCTGCTCTTGGGGCATCTGCACTACTAGTACATCAGCAG AGTTTATGTGAAACGAACGGAACTACTGAAAGCTCATTGAAGTGCAAGGAGAATGATAATCTTCAGAAAGAGCCAGAAAGAAATGAGGAGCAGATAATATCTGATAAGAATCATAACATTGTCAGTTCTTTTGCTGAGAAGGCAATGTCAGTTGCTAGTCCGGTGGTGCCAAAGAAGGAAGATGGTGAAGTGGATGAAGAAAG GCTAGTCTCTATGTTAGCTGAATTAGGAGAGAAGGGTGGCATATTGAAGCTAATAGGTAGAATGGCTTTACTCTGGGGTGGTATACGTACTGCAATGAGTGTGACTGAAAAACTTATCTCAATTCTTCGAATAGCGGAACGCCCTTTGTTTCAGAG